The Salvelinus sp. IW2-2015 unplaced genomic scaffold, ASM291031v2 Un_scaffold5029, whole genome shotgun sequence genome includes a region encoding these proteins:
- the LOC112077895 gene encoding LOW QUALITY PROTEIN: microtubule-associated protein tau (The sequence of the model RefSeq protein was modified relative to this genomic sequence to represent the inferred CDS: inserted 1 base in 1 codon; deleted 1 base in 1 codon) → TTERTHSNKQRNECLSXTEYGCCRPQVFIPSVKLDFSHVQSKCGSLDKIQYAPTGGNVSVSTQCIDLSHITSKCGSMSNIRHRPGGGNVRIESVKLDFKDKAEAKXGSLANASHTPGGGQIMIESHKLTFRDTAKARVDHGPRRGADVITLSPGGTGGTSPHRLSNVSSTGSLNLLDCPQLSTLAQDVTMALAKQGL, encoded by the exons ACCACGGAACGAACTCATTCTAATAAACAGAGGAATGAATGTCTGAGTGYTACAGAGTATGGATGCTGTCGTCCTCAGGTCTTCATTCCAAGTGTTAAACTGGACTTTAGCCATGTCCAGTCTAAGTGTGGCTCCCTGGACAAAATCCAGTACGCACCCACCGGGGGAAACGTGAGTGTCTCAACACAGTGT ATAGACCTGAGCCACATCACCTCTAAATGTGGATCAATGTCCAACATCCGTCACCGGCCAG GGGGTGGTAACGTGCGTATTGAGAGTGTGAAGCTGGACTTCAAGGACAAGGCCGAGGCCA GTGGCTCACTGGCCAACGCCAGTCACACCCCTGGGGGAGGACAAATCATG atcGAGAGCCACAAGCTGACGTTCCGTGACACGGCCAAGGCGCGCGTGGACCAC GGGCCAAGACGTGGGGCAGACGTTATCACCCTGTCCCCAGGTGGCACGGGGGGCACATCCCCCCACCGTCTCAGCAACGTGTCATCCACGGGCAGCCTCAACCTCCTGGACTGCCCCCAGCTGTCCACRCTGGCCCAGGACGTCACCATGGCCCTGGCCAAGCAAGGCTTATGA